A genomic stretch from Carassius auratus strain Wakin chromosome 35, ASM336829v1, whole genome shotgun sequence includes:
- the LOC113054006 gene encoding axoneme-associated protein mst101(2)-like isoform X24 → MMASVLPHKNVAQSPVALHAVNHVVREEVRQVVMAREKVVVKAREKVVVKAREKVVVKAREKVVVKAREKVVVKAREKVVVKAREKVVEAAREKVVVKAREKVVVKAREKVVVKAREKVVVKAREKVVVKAREKVVVKAREKVVEAAREKVVVKAREKVVVKAREKVVVKAREKVVVKAREKVVEAAREKVVVKAREKVVVKAREKVVVKAREKVVEAAREKVGEKAGEKVVEAVGEKVVEAVGEKVVEAAMEKVGEKVVEAAREKVVEAAREKVVEAAREKVGEKAGEKVVEAVREKVGEKVVEAAMEKVGEKVVEAAREKVGVKAREKVVARDKVVARDKVVVKVVVKAGEKVVVKAGEKVVVKAGEKVVVKAGEKVVVKAGEKVVVKAGEKVVEVAREKVGETVVVKVVEVAMEKVVVKAREKVVVKAREKVVVKAREKVGETVVEVAKEKVVVKAREKVVVKAREKVVVKAGEKVVVKAGEKVVVKAGEKVVVKAGEKVVVKVVEVAKEKVGVKAREKVGVKAREKVGVKAREKVGVKAREKVGVKAREKVGVKAREKVGVKAREKVGVKAREKVVVKAREKVVVKAREKVVEAAREKVVVKAREKVVVKVVEVARDKVVGSAREKVVEAAREKVVEAAREKVVEAAREKVVVKAREKVVEAAREKVVEAAREKVVVKAREKVVVKVIEVVVARKVVRELVVDVVKVRDVVKEMVMGLNTYWRSLQFSVLYAMSSLFAQTVYKDCSHLK, encoded by the exons atgatggccagtgtcctgccacaCAAAAATGTTGCCCAGTCACCGGtggctttgcatgcagtgaaccaCGTGGTCAGGGAAGAGGTCAGGCAAGTTGTCATGGCAAGGGAGAAGGTCGTGGTGAAGGCAAGGGAGAAGGTCGTGGTGAAGGCAAGGGAGAAGGTCGTGGTGAAGGCAAGGGAGAAGGTCGTGGTGAAGGCAAGGGAGAAGGTCGTGGTGAAGGCAAGGGAGAAGGTCGTGGTGAAGGCAAGGGAGAAGGTCGTGGAAGCGGCAAGGGAGAAGGTCGTGGTGAAGGCCAGGGAGAAGGTCGTGGTGAAGGCCAGGGAGAAGGTCGTGGTGAAGGCCAGGGAGAAGGTCGTGGTGAAGGCCAGGGAGAAGGTCGTGGTGAAGGCCAGGGAGAAGGTCGTGGTGAAGGCCAGGGAGAAGGTCGTGGAAGCGGCCAGGGAGAAGGTCGTGGTGAAGGCCAGGGAGAAGGTCGTGGTGAAGGCCAGGGAGAAGGTCGTGGTGAAGGCCAGGGAGAAGGTCGTGGTGAAGGCCAGGGAGAAGGTCGTGGAAGCGGCCAGGGAGAAGGTCGTGGTGAAGGCAAGGGAGAAGGTCGTGGTGAAGGCCAGGGAGAAGGTCGTGGTGAAGGCCAGGGAGAAGGTCGTGGAAGCGGCCAGGGAGAAGGTCGGGGAGAAGGCAGGGGAGAAGGTCGTGGAAGCGGTCGGGGAGAAGGTCGTGGAAGCGGTCGGGGAGAAGGTCGTGGAAGCGGCAATGGAGAAGGTCGGGGAGAAG GTCGTGGAAGCGGCCAGGGAGAAGGTCGTGGAAGCGGCCAGGGAGAAG GTCGTGGAAGCGGCCAGGGAGAAGGTCGGGGAGAAGGCAGGGGAGAAGGTCGTGGAAGCGGTCAGGGAGAAGGTCGGGGAGAAGGTCGTGGAAGCGGCAATGGAGAAGGTCGGGGAGAAGGTCGTGGAAGCGGCAAGGGAGAAGGTCGGGGTGAAGGCAAGGGAGAAGGTCGTGGCCAGGGACAAGGTCGTGGCCAGGGACAAGGTCGTGGTGAAG GTCGTGGTGAAGGCAGGGGAGAAGGTCGTGGTGAAGGCAGGGGAGAAGGTCGTGGTGAAGGCAGGGGAGAAGGTCGTGGTGAAGGCAGGGGAGAAGGTCGTGGTGAAGGCAGGGGAGAAGGTCGTGGTGAAGGCAGGGGAGAAGGTCGTGGAAGTGGCCAGGGAGAAGGTCGGGGAGACGGTCGTGGTGAAGGTCGTGGAAGTGGCAATGGAGAAGGTCGTGGTGAAGGCAAGGGAGAAGGTCGTGGTGAAGGCAAGGGAGAAGGTCGTGGTGAAGGCAAGGGAGAAGGTCGGGGAGACGGTCGTGGAAGTGGCCAAGGAGAAGGTCGTGGTGAAGGCAAGGGAGAAGGTCGTGGTGAAGGCAAGGGAGAAG GTCGTGGTGAAGGCAGGGGAGAAGGTCGTGGTGAAGGCAGGGGAGAAGGTCGTGGTGAAGGCAGGGGAGAAGGTCGTGGTGAAGGCAGGGGAGAAGGTCGTGGTGAAGGTCGTGGAAGTGGCCAAGGAGAAGGTCGGGGTGAAGGCAAGGGAGAAGGTCGGGGTGAAGGCAAGGGAGAAGGTCGGGGTGAAGGCAAGGGAGAAGGTCGGGGTGAAGGCAAGGGAGAAGGTCGGGGTGAAGGCAAGGGAGAAGGTTGGGGTGAAGGCAAGGGAGAAGGTCGGGGTGAAGGCAAGGGAGAAGGTCGGGGTGAAGGCAAGGGAGAAG GTCGTGGTGAAGGCAAGGGAGAAG GTCGTGGTGAAGGCAAGGGAGAAGGTCGTGGAAGCGGCCAGGGAGAAGGTCGTGGTGAAGGCAAGGGAGAAG GTCGTGGTGAAGGTCGTGGAAGTGGCCAGGGACAAGGTCGTGGGATCGGCCAGGGAGAAGGTTGTGGAAGCGGCCAGGGAGAAGGTCGTGGAAGCGGCCAGGGAGAAG GTCGTGGAAGCGGCCAGGGAGAAGGTCGTGGTGAAGGCAAGGGAGAAG GTCGTGGAAGCGGCCAGGGAGAAGGTCGTGGAAGCGGCCAGGGAGAAGGTCGTGGTGAAGGCAAGGGAGAAG GTCGTGGTGAAGGTCATTGAAGTGGTTGTGGCCAGGAAAGTGGTTCGGGAACTGGTTGTGGATGTGGTCAAGGTCCGAGATGTGGTCAAGGAAATGGTCATGGGTCTTAATACTTATTGGAGATCCCTTCAATTCAGTGTTTTATATGCCATGTCTTCCCTGTTTGCTCAAACAGTTTACAAAGATTGTTCCCATCTCAAATAA
- the LOC113054006 gene encoding axoneme-associated protein mst101(2)-like isoform X36, producing the protein MMASVLPHKNVAQSPVALHAVNHVVREEVRQVVMAREKVVVKAREKVVVKAREKVVVKAREKVVVKAREKVVVKAREKVVVKAREKVVEAAREKVVVKAREKVVVKAREKVVVKAREKVVVKAREKVVVKAREKVVVKAREKVVEAAREKVVVKAREKVVVKAREKVVVKAREKVVVKAREKVVEAAREKVVVKAREKVVVKAREKVVVKAREKVVEAAREKVGEKVVEAAMEKVGEKVVEAAREKVGEKVVEAAMEKVGEKVVEAAREKVGVKAREKVVARDKVVARDKVVVKVVVKAGEKVVVKAGEKVVVKAGEKVVVKAGEKVVVKAGEKVVVKAGEKVVEVAREKVGETVVVKVVEVAMEKVVVKAREKVVVKAREKVVVKAREKVGETVVEVAKEKVVVKAREKVVVKAREKVVVKAGEKVVVKAGEKVVVKAGEKVVVKAGEKVVVKVVEVAKEKVGVKAREKVGVKAREKVGVKAREKVGVKAREKVGVKAREKVGVKAREKVGVKAREKVGVKAREKVVVKAREKVVVKAREKVVEAAREKVVVKAREKVVVKVVEVARDKVVGSAREKVVEAAREKVVEAAREKVVEAAREKVVVKAREKVVEAAREKVVEAAREKVVVKAREKVVVKVIEVVVARKVVRELVVDVVKVRDVVKEMVMGLNTYWRSLQFSVLYAMSSLFAQTVYKDCSHLK; encoded by the exons atgatggccagtgtcctgccacaCAAAAATGTTGCCCAGTCACCGGtggctttgcatgcagtgaaccaCGTGGTCAGGGAAGAGGTCAGGCAAGTTGTCATGGCAAGGGAGAAGGTCGTGGTGAAGGCAAGGGAGAAGGTCGTGGTGAAGGCAAGGGAGAAGGTCGTGGTGAAGGCAAGGGAGAAGGTCGTGGTGAAGGCAAGGGAGAAGGTCGTGGTGAAGGCAAGGGAGAAGGTCGTGGTGAAGGCAAGGGAGAAGGTCGTGGAAGCGGCAAGGGAGAAGGTCGTGGTGAAGGCCAGGGAGAAGGTCGTGGTGAAGGCCAGGGAGAAGGTCGTGGTGAAGGCCAGGGAGAAGGTCGTGGTGAAGGCCAGGGAGAAGGTCGTGGTGAAGGCCAGGGAGAAGGTCGTGGTGAAGGCCAGGGAGAAGGTCGTGGAAGCGGCCAGGGAGAAGGTCGTGGTGAAGGCCAGGGAGAAGGTCGTGGTGAAGGCCAGGGAGAAGGTCGTGGTGAAGGCCAGGGAGAAGGTCGTGGTGAAGGCCAGGGAGAAGGTCGTGGAAGCGGCCAGGGAGAAGGTCGTGGTGAAGGCAAGGGAGAAGGTCGTGGTGAAGGCCAGGGAGAAGGTCGTGGTGAAGGCCAGGGAGAAGGTCGTGGAAGCGGCCAGGGAGAAGGTCGGGGAGAAG GTCGTGGAAGCGGCAATGGAGAAGGTCGGGGAGAAGGTCGTGGAAGCGGCCAGGGAGAAG GTCGGGGAGAAGGTCGTGGAAGCGGCAATGGAGAAGGTCGGGGAGAAGGTCGTGGAAGCGGCAAGGGAGAAGGTCGGGGTGAAGGCAAGGGAGAAGGTCGTGGCCAGGGACAAGGTCGTGGCCAGGGACAAGGTCGTGGTGAAG GTCGTGGTGAAGGCAGGGGAGAAGGTCGTGGTGAAGGCAGGGGAGAAGGTCGTGGTGAAGGCAGGGGAGAAGGTCGTGGTGAAGGCAGGGGAGAAGGTCGTGGTGAAGGCAGGGGAGAAGGTCGTGGTGAAGGCAGGGGAGAAGGTCGTGGAAGTGGCCAGGGAGAAGGTCGGGGAGACGGTCGTGGTGAAGGTCGTGGAAGTGGCAATGGAGAAGGTCGTGGTGAAGGCAAGGGAGAAGGTCGTGGTGAAGGCAAGGGAGAAGGTCGTGGTGAAGGCAAGGGAGAAGGTCGGGGAGACGGTCGTGGAAGTGGCCAAGGAGAAGGTCGTGGTGAAGGCAAGGGAGAAGGTCGTGGTGAAGGCAAGGGAGAAG GTCGTGGTGAAGGCAGGGGAGAAGGTCGTGGTGAAGGCAGGGGAGAAGGTCGTGGTGAAGGCAGGGGAGAAGGTCGTGGTGAAGGCAGGGGAGAAGGTCGTGGTGAAGGTCGTGGAAGTGGCCAAGGAGAAGGTCGGGGTGAAGGCAAGGGAGAAGGTCGGGGTGAAGGCAAGGGAGAAGGTCGGGGTGAAGGCAAGGGAGAAGGTCGGGGTGAAGGCAAGGGAGAAGGTCGGGGTGAAGGCAAGGGAGAAGGTTGGGGTGAAGGCAAGGGAGAAGGTCGGGGTGAAGGCAAGGGAGAAGGTCGGGGTGAAGGCAAGGGAGAAG GTCGTGGTGAAGGCAAGGGAGAAG GTCGTGGTGAAGGCAAGGGAGAAGGTCGTGGAAGCGGCCAGGGAGAAGGTCGTGGTGAAGGCAAGGGAGAAG GTCGTGGTGAAGGTCGTGGAAGTGGCCAGGGACAAGGTCGTGGGATCGGCCAGGGAGAAGGTTGTGGAAGCGGCCAGGGAGAAGGTCGTGGAAGCGGCCAGGGAGAAG GTCGTGGAAGCGGCCAGGGAGAAGGTCGTGGTGAAGGCAAGGGAGAAG GTCGTGGAAGCGGCCAGGGAGAAGGTCGTGGAAGCGGCCAGGGAGAAGGTCGTGGTGAAGGCAAGGGAGAAG GTCGTGGTGAAGGTCATTGAAGTGGTTGTGGCCAGGAAAGTGGTTCGGGAACTGGTTGTGGATGTGGTCAAGGTCCGAGATGTGGTCAAGGAAATGGTCATGGGTCTTAATACTTATTGGAGATCCCTTCAATTCAGTGTTTTATATGCCATGTCTTCCCTGTTTGCTCAAACAGTTTACAAAGATTGTTCCCATCTCAAATAA
- the LOC113054006 gene encoding axoneme-associated protein mst101(2)-like isoform X26, giving the protein MMASVLPHKNVAQSPVALHAVNHVVREEVRQVVMAREKVVVKAREKVVVKAREKVVVKAREKVVVKAREKVVVKAREKVVVKAREKVVEAAREKVVVKAREKVVVKAREKVVVKAREKVVVKAREKVVVKAREKVVVKAREKVVEAAREKVVVKAREKVVVKAREKVVVKAREKVVVKAREKVVEAAREKVVVKAREKVVVKAREKVVVKAREKVVEAAREKVGEKAGEKVVEAVGEKVVEAVGEKVVEAAMEKVGEKVVEAAREKVVEAAREKVGEKAGEKVVEAVREKVGEKVVEAAMEKVGEKVVEAAREKVGVKAREKVVARDKVVARDKVVVKVVVKAGEKVVVKAGEKVVVKAGEKVVVKAGEKVVVKAGEKVVVKAGEKVVEVAREKVGETVVVKVVEVAMEKVVVKAREKVVVKAREKVVVKAREKVGETVVEVAKEKVVVKAREKVVVKAREKVVVKAGEKVVVKAGEKVVVKAGEKVVVKAGEKVVVKVVEVAKEKVGVKAREKVGVKAREKVGVKAREKVGVKAREKVGVKAREKVGVKAREKVGVKAREKVGVKAREKVVVKAREKVVVKAREKVVEAAREKVVVKAREKVVVKVVEVARDKVVGSAREKVVEAAREKVVEAAREKVVEAAREKVVVKAREKVVEAAREKVVEAAREKVVVKAREKVVVKVIEVVVARKVVRELVVDVVKVRDVVKEMVMGLNTYWRSLQFSVLYAMSSLFAQTVYKDCSHLK; this is encoded by the exons atgatggccagtgtcctgccacaCAAAAATGTTGCCCAGTCACCGGtggctttgcatgcagtgaaccaCGTGGTCAGGGAAGAGGTCAGGCAAGTTGTCATGGCAAGGGAGAAGGTCGTGGTGAAGGCAAGGGAGAAGGTCGTGGTGAAGGCAAGGGAGAAGGTCGTGGTGAAGGCAAGGGAGAAGGTCGTGGTGAAGGCAAGGGAGAAGGTCGTGGTGAAGGCAAGGGAGAAGGTCGTGGTGAAGGCAAGGGAGAAGGTCGTGGAAGCGGCAAGGGAGAAGGTCGTGGTGAAGGCCAGGGAGAAGGTCGTGGTGAAGGCCAGGGAGAAGGTCGTGGTGAAGGCCAGGGAGAAGGTCGTGGTGAAGGCCAGGGAGAAGGTCGTGGTGAAGGCCAGGGAGAAGGTCGTGGTGAAGGCCAGGGAGAAGGTCGTGGAAGCGGCCAGGGAGAAGGTCGTGGTGAAGGCCAGGGAGAAGGTCGTGGTGAAGGCCAGGGAGAAGGTCGTGGTGAAGGCCAGGGAGAAGGTCGTGGTGAAGGCCAGGGAGAAGGTCGTGGAAGCGGCCAGGGAGAAGGTCGTGGTGAAGGCAAGGGAGAAGGTCGTGGTGAAGGCCAGGGAGAAGGTCGTGGTGAAGGCCAGGGAGAAGGTCGTGGAAGCGGCCAGGGAGAAGGTCGGGGAGAAGGCAGGGGAGAAGGTCGTGGAAGCGGTCGGGGAGAAGGTCGTGGAAGCGGTCGGGGAGAAGGTCGTGGAAGCGGCAATGGAGAAGGTCGGGGAGAAG GTCGTGGAAGCGGCCAGGGAGAAGGTCGTGGAAGCGGCCAGGGAGAAG GTCGGGGAGAAGGCAGGGGAGAAGGTCGTGGAAGCGGTCAGGGAGAAGGTCGGGGAGAAGGTCGTGGAAGCGGCAATGGAGAAGGTCGGGGAGAAGGTCGTGGAAGCGGCAAGGGAGAAGGTCGGGGTGAAGGCAAGGGAGAAGGTCGTGGCCAGGGACAAGGTCGTGGCCAGGGACAAGGTCGTGGTGAAG GTCGTGGTGAAGGCAGGGGAGAAGGTCGTGGTGAAGGCAGGGGAGAAGGTCGTGGTGAAGGCAGGGGAGAAGGTCGTGGTGAAGGCAGGGGAGAAGGTCGTGGTGAAGGCAGGGGAGAAGGTCGTGGTGAAGGCAGGGGAGAAGGTCGTGGAAGTGGCCAGGGAGAAGGTCGGGGAGACGGTCGTGGTGAAGGTCGTGGAAGTGGCAATGGAGAAGGTCGTGGTGAAGGCAAGGGAGAAGGTCGTGGTGAAGGCAAGGGAGAAGGTCGTGGTGAAGGCAAGGGAGAAGGTCGGGGAGACGGTCGTGGAAGTGGCCAAGGAGAAGGTCGTGGTGAAGGCAAGGGAGAAGGTCGTGGTGAAGGCAAGGGAGAAG GTCGTGGTGAAGGCAGGGGAGAAGGTCGTGGTGAAGGCAGGGGAGAAGGTCGTGGTGAAGGCAGGGGAGAAGGTCGTGGTGAAGGCAGGGGAGAAGGTCGTGGTGAAGGTCGTGGAAGTGGCCAAGGAGAAGGTCGGGGTGAAGGCAAGGGAGAAGGTCGGGGTGAAGGCAAGGGAGAAGGTCGGGGTGAAGGCAAGGGAGAAGGTCGGGGTGAAGGCAAGGGAGAAGGTCGGGGTGAAGGCAAGGGAGAAGGTTGGGGTGAAGGCAAGGGAGAAGGTCGGGGTGAAGGCAAGGGAGAAGGTCGGGGTGAAGGCAAGGGAGAAG GTCGTGGTGAAGGCAAGGGAGAAG GTCGTGGTGAAGGCAAGGGAGAAGGTCGTGGAAGCGGCCAGGGAGAAGGTCGTGGTGAAGGCAAGGGAGAAG GTCGTGGTGAAGGTCGTGGAAGTGGCCAGGGACAAGGTCGTGGGATCGGCCAGGGAGAAGGTTGTGGAAGCGGCCAGGGAGAAGGTCGTGGAAGCGGCCAGGGAGAAG GTCGTGGAAGCGGCCAGGGAGAAGGTCGTGGTGAAGGCAAGGGAGAAG GTCGTGGAAGCGGCCAGGGAGAAGGTCGTGGAAGCGGCCAGGGAGAAGGTCGTGGTGAAGGCAAGGGAGAAG GTCGTGGTGAAGGTCATTGAAGTGGTTGTGGCCAGGAAAGTGGTTCGGGAACTGGTTGTGGATGTGGTCAAGGTCCGAGATGTGGTCAAGGAAATGGTCATGGGTCTTAATACTTATTGGAGATCCCTTCAATTCAGTGTTTTATATGCCATGTCTTCCCTGTTTGCTCAAACAGTTTACAAAGATTGTTCCCATCTCAAATAA
- the LOC113054006 gene encoding axoneme-associated protein mst101(2)-like isoform X28, translating into MMASVLPHKNVAQSPVALHAVNHVVREEVRQVVMAREKVVVKAREKVVVKAREKVVVKAREKVVVKAREKVVVKAREKVVVKAREKVVEAAREKVVVKAREKVVVKAREKVVVKAREKVVVKAREKVVVKAREKVVVKAREKVVEAAREKVVVKAREKVVVKAREKVVVKAREKVVVKAREKVVEAAREKVVVKAREKVVVKAREKVVVKAREKVVEAAREKVGEKAGEKVGEKVVEAAREKVVEAAREKVGEKAGEKVVEAVREKVGEKVVEAAMEKVGEKVVEAAREKVGVKAREKVVARDKVVARDKVVVKVVVKAGEKVVVKAGEKVVVKAGEKVVVKAGEKVVVKAGEKVVVKAGEKVVEVAREKVGETVVVKVVEVAMEKVVVKAREKVVVKAREKVVVKAREKVGETVVEVAKEKVVVKAREKVVVKAREKVVVKAGEKVVVKAGEKVVVKAGEKVVVKAGEKVVVKVVEVAKEKVGVKAREKVGVKAREKVGVKAREKVGVKAREKVGVKAREKVGVKAREKVGVKAREKVGVKAREKVVVKAREKVVVKAREKVVEAAREKVVVKAREKVVVKVVEVARDKVVGSAREKVVEAAREKVVEAAREKVVEAAREKVVVKAREKVVEAAREKVVEAAREKVVVKAREKVVVKVIEVVVARKVVRELVVDVVKVRDVVKEMVMGLNTYWRSLQFSVLYAMSSLFAQTVYKDCSHLK; encoded by the exons atgatggccagtgtcctgccacaCAAAAATGTTGCCCAGTCACCGGtggctttgcatgcagtgaaccaCGTGGTCAGGGAAGAGGTCAGGCAAGTTGTCATGGCAAGGGAGAAGGTCGTGGTGAAGGCAAGGGAGAAGGTCGTGGTGAAGGCAAGGGAGAAGGTCGTGGTGAAGGCAAGGGAGAAGGTCGTGGTGAAGGCAAGGGAGAAGGTCGTGGTGAAGGCAAGGGAGAAGGTCGTGGTGAAGGCAAGGGAGAAGGTCGTGGAAGCGGCAAGGGAGAAGGTCGTGGTGAAGGCCAGGGAGAAGGTCGTGGTGAAGGCCAGGGAGAAGGTCGTGGTGAAGGCCAGGGAGAAGGTCGTGGTGAAGGCCAGGGAGAAGGTCGTGGTGAAGGCCAGGGAGAAGGTCGTGGTGAAGGCCAGGGAGAAGGTCGTGGAAGCGGCCAGGGAGAAGGTCGTGGTGAAGGCCAGGGAGAAGGTCGTGGTGAAGGCCAGGGAGAAGGTCGTGGTGAAGGCCAGGGAGAAGGTCGTGGTGAAGGCCAGGGAGAAGGTCGTGGAAGCGGCCAGGGAGAAGGTCGTGGTGAAGGCAAGGGAGAAGGTCGTGGTGAAGGCCAGGGAGAAGGTCGTGGTGAAGGCCAGGGAGAAGGTCGTGGAAGCGGCCAGGGAGAAGGTCGGGGAGAAGGCAGGGGAGAAG GTCGGGGAGAAGGTCGTGGAAGCGGCCAGGGAGAAG GTCGTGGAAGCGGCCAGGGAGAAGGTCGGGGAGAAGGCAGGGGAGAAGGTCGTGGAAGCGGTCAGGGAGAAGGTCGGGGAGAAGGTCGTGGAAGCGGCAATGGAGAAGGTCGGGGAGAAGGTCGTGGAAGCGGCAAGGGAGAAGGTCGGGGTGAAGGCAAGGGAGAAGGTCGTGGCCAGGGACAAGGTCGTGGCCAGGGACAAGGTCGTGGTGAAG GTCGTGGTGAAGGCAGGGGAGAAGGTCGTGGTGAAGGCAGGGGAGAAGGTCGTGGTGAAGGCAGGGGAGAAGGTCGTGGTGAAGGCAGGGGAGAAGGTCGTGGTGAAGGCAGGGGAGAAGGTCGTGGTGAAGGCAGGGGAGAAGGTCGTGGAAGTGGCCAGGGAGAAGGTCGGGGAGACGGTCGTGGTGAAGGTCGTGGAAGTGGCAATGGAGAAGGTCGTGGTGAAGGCAAGGGAGAAGGTCGTGGTGAAGGCAAGGGAGAAGGTCGTGGTGAAGGCAAGGGAGAAGGTCGGGGAGACGGTCGTGGAAGTGGCCAAGGAGAAGGTCGTGGTGAAGGCAAGGGAGAAGGTCGTGGTGAAGGCAAGGGAGAAG GTCGTGGTGAAGGCAGGGGAGAAGGTCGTGGTGAAGGCAGGGGAGAAGGTCGTGGTGAAGGCAGGGGAGAAGGTCGTGGTGAAGGCAGGGGAGAAGGTCGTGGTGAAGGTCGTGGAAGTGGCCAAGGAGAAGGTCGGGGTGAAGGCAAGGGAGAAGGTCGGGGTGAAGGCAAGGGAGAAGGTCGGGGTGAAGGCAAGGGAGAAGGTCGGGGTGAAGGCAAGGGAGAAGGTCGGGGTGAAGGCAAGGGAGAAGGTTGGGGTGAAGGCAAGGGAGAAGGTCGGGGTGAAGGCAAGGGAGAAGGTCGGGGTGAAGGCAAGGGAGAAG GTCGTGGTGAAGGCAAGGGAGAAG GTCGTGGTGAAGGCAAGGGAGAAGGTCGTGGAAGCGGCCAGGGAGAAGGTCGTGGTGAAGGCAAGGGAGAAG GTCGTGGTGAAGGTCGTGGAAGTGGCCAGGGACAAGGTCGTGGGATCGGCCAGGGAGAAGGTTGTGGAAGCGGCCAGGGAGAAGGTCGTGGAAGCGGCCAGGGAGAAG GTCGTGGAAGCGGCCAGGGAGAAGGTCGTGGTGAAGGCAAGGGAGAAG GTCGTGGAAGCGGCCAGGGAGAAGGTCGTGGAAGCGGCCAGGGAGAAGGTCGTGGTGAAGGCAAGGGAGAAG GTCGTGGTGAAGGTCATTGAAGTGGTTGTGGCCAGGAAAGTGGTTCGGGAACTGGTTGTGGATGTGGTCAAGGTCCGAGATGTGGTCAAGGAAATGGTCATGGGTCTTAATACTTATTGGAGATCCCTTCAATTCAGTGTTTTATATGCCATGTCTTCCCTGTTTGCTCAAACAGTTTACAAAGATTGTTCCCATCTCAAATAA
- the LOC113054006 gene encoding axoneme-associated protein mst101(2)-like isoform X30, with protein sequence MMASVLPHKNVAQSPVALHAVNHVVREEVRQVVMAREKVVVKAREKVVVKAREKVVVKAREKVVVKAREKVVVKAREKVVVKAREKVVEAAREKVVVKAREKVVVKAREKVVVKAREKVVVKAREKVVVKAREKVVVKAREKVVEAAREKVVVKAREKVVVKAREKVVVKAREKVVVKAREKVVEAAREKVVVKAREKVVVKAREKVVVKAREKVVEAAREKVGEKAGEKVVEAAREKVVEAAREKVGEKAGEKVVEAVREKVGEKVVEAAMEKVGEKVVEAAREKVGVKAREKVVARDKVVARDKVVVKVVVKAGEKVVVKAGEKVVVKAGEKVVVKAGEKVVVKAGEKVVVKAGEKVVEVAREKVGETVVVKVVEVAMEKVVVKAREKVVVKAREKVVVKAREKVGETVVEVAKEKVVVKAREKVVVKAREKVVVKAGEKVVVKAGEKVVVKAGEKVVVKAGEKVVVKVVEVAKEKVGVKAREKVGVKAREKVGVKAREKVGVKAREKVGVKAREKVGVKAREKVGVKAREKVGVKAREKVVVKAREKVVVKAREKVVEAAREKVVVKAREKVVVKVVEVARDKVVGSAREKVVEAAREKVVEAAREKVVEAAREKVVVKAREKVVEAAREKVVEAAREKVVVKAREKVVVKVIEVVVARKVVRELVVDVVKVRDVVKEMVMGLNTYWRSLQFSVLYAMSSLFAQTVYKDCSHLK encoded by the exons atgatggccagtgtcctgccacaCAAAAATGTTGCCCAGTCACCGGtggctttgcatgcagtgaaccaCGTGGTCAGGGAAGAGGTCAGGCAAGTTGTCATGGCAAGGGAGAAGGTCGTGGTGAAGGCAAGGGAGAAGGTCGTGGTGAAGGCAAGGGAGAAGGTCGTGGTGAAGGCAAGGGAGAAGGTCGTGGTGAAGGCAAGGGAGAAGGTCGTGGTGAAGGCAAGGGAGAAGGTCGTGGTGAAGGCAAGGGAGAAGGTCGTGGAAGCGGCAAGGGAGAAGGTCGTGGTGAAGGCCAGGGAGAAGGTCGTGGTGAAGGCCAGGGAGAAGGTCGTGGTGAAGGCCAGGGAGAAGGTCGTGGTGAAGGCCAGGGAGAAGGTCGTGGTGAAGGCCAGGGAGAAGGTCGTGGTGAAGGCCAGGGAGAAGGTCGTGGAAGCGGCCAGGGAGAAGGTCGTGGTGAAGGCCAGGGAGAAGGTCGTGGTGAAGGCCAGGGAGAAGGTCGTGGTGAAGGCCAGGGAGAAGGTCGTGGTGAAGGCCAGGGAGAAGGTCGTGGAAGCGGCCAGGGAGAAGGTCGTGGTGAAGGCAAGGGAGAAGGTCGTGGTGAAGGCCAGGGAGAAGGTCGTGGTGAAGGCCAGGGAGAAGGTCGTGGAAGCGGCCAGGGAGAAGGTCGGGGAGAAGGCAGGGGAGAAG GTCGTGGAAGCGGCCAGGGAGAAGGTCGTGGAAGCGGCCAGGGAGAAG GTCGGGGAGAAGGCAGGGGAGAAGGTCGTGGAAGCGGTCAGGGAGAAGGTCGGGGAGAAGGTCGTGGAAGCGGCAATGGAGAAGGTCGGGGAGAAGGTCGTGGAAGCGGCAAGGGAGAAGGTCGGGGTGAAGGCAAGGGAGAAGGTCGTGGCCAGGGACAAGGTCGTGGCCAGGGACAAGGTCGTGGTGAAG GTCGTGGTGAAGGCAGGGGAGAAGGTCGTGGTGAAGGCAGGGGAGAAGGTCGTGGTGAAGGCAGGGGAGAAGGTCGTGGTGAAGGCAGGGGAGAAGGTCGTGGTGAAGGCAGGGGAGAAGGTCGTGGTGAAGGCAGGGGAGAAGGTCGTGGAAGTGGCCAGGGAGAAGGTCGGGGAGACGGTCGTGGTGAAGGTCGTGGAAGTGGCAATGGAGAAGGTCGTGGTGAAGGCAAGGGAGAAGGTCGTGGTGAAGGCAAGGGAGAAGGTCGTGGTGAAGGCAAGGGAGAAGGTCGGGGAGACGGTCGTGGAAGTGGCCAAGGAGAAGGTCGTGGTGAAGGCAAGGGAGAAGGTCGTGGTGAAGGCAAGGGAGAAG GTCGTGGTGAAGGCAGGGGAGAAGGTCGTGGTGAAGGCAGGGGAGAAGGTCGTGGTGAAGGCAGGGGAGAAGGTCGTGGTGAAGGCAGGGGAGAAGGTCGTGGTGAAGGTCGTGGAAGTGGCCAAGGAGAAGGTCGGGGTGAAGGCAAGGGAGAAGGTCGGGGTGAAGGCAAGGGAGAAGGTCGGGGTGAAGGCAAGGGAGAAGGTCGGGGTGAAGGCAAGGGAGAAGGTCGGGGTGAAGGCAAGGGAGAAGGTTGGGGTGAAGGCAAGGGAGAAGGTCGGGGTGAAGGCAAGGGAGAAGGTCGGGGTGAAGGCAAGGGAGAAG GTCGTGGTGAAGGCAAGGGAGAAG GTCGTGGTGAAGGCAAGGGAGAAGGTCGTGGAAGCGGCCAGGGAGAAGGTCGTGGTGAAGGCAAGGGAGAAG GTCGTGGTGAAGGTCGTGGAAGTGGCCAGGGACAAGGTCGTGGGATCGGCCAGGGAGAAGGTTGTGGAAGCGGCCAGGGAGAAGGTCGTGGAAGCGGCCAGGGAGAAG GTCGTGGAAGCGGCCAGGGAGAAGGTCGTGGTGAAGGCAAGGGAGAAG GTCGTGGAAGCGGCCAGGGAGAAGGTCGTGGAAGCGGCCAGGGAGAAGGTCGTGGTGAAGGCAAGGGAGAAG GTCGTGGTGAAGGTCATTGAAGTGGTTGTGGCCAGGAAAGTGGTTCGGGAACTGGTTGTGGATGTGGTCAAGGTCCGAGATGTGGTCAAGGAAATGGTCATGGGTCTTAATACTTATTGGAGATCCCTTCAATTCAGTGTTTTATATGCCATGTCTTCCCTGTTTGCTCAAACAGTTTACAAAGATTGTTCCCATCTCAAATAA